The nucleotide sequence TGGCGCTGCCAAAGGAAGCAGTACTTAGTACCGCAAGCGGTACCGTATCCATTCCGATGGATCCAACTTCAGAAATCACAGAACCATCGCGGTGCACGAGCATAATATAATCCGCTTTGACATTCGTCAAATAGGCTTGCATTAAGCGACGCACGCGGTCGGCGTCATCCGTATAAACTGCAAAATCGCTCATAAAAATTTACCCCTACTTTTTCTTCGGAATATACGGGCGGAGTTCAATTTCGTCGTCCGAGATTCCTTCGTTTGAATCGAATGCAGGCTTGTTAAATGGCTTCGGAGCAGGTGCTGCCGGACGTCCAAAGGGCGAAGCGCTCTTTTGGAAAATGCCACCGCGGAACGGACTTGCCGCCATCGAAGGCATCGGACGCGGAGCTGAGGTTTCAAAAGGCTTCGGTGCTTCCACCGGTTTCGGCTGAACTTCGACCCGCGGTTCTTGCGTAGGAATTGGCTGAGCCGCCGGAGCGGGCTGTTCTTTCGAAGAAATCGAAACGCCATTTTGTCCGCCGAGAGTTACATCGTGAACTCCCGTATTGTGCACGCTATCTGCAGCCTTACGCAAAAATCCTTGTTTCACATTAAAGCGTTGAATCACAAGCATCGCAATCGCTTTTAAAGTCGTCACGACGCCTTTTCCATTATACGCTGTCGCCGGGAAAAATGGAATTTTATTCGGATTGAGAAGACGGTTCATTTCATCTAAGGTGAACACGTTTTCCATATCGCGCTTATTGTATTGTAAAACCAGCGGAATTTCGTCGAGGTTTACCCCATAATCTTCTAGGTTTTGGCGCAAATTCTGCAAACTTTCCAAATTTTCGGCTTCGCGAGAGCGTTGAGAGTCAGCGACAAAAACAATGCCATCCACCCCCCGCAGTACGATTTTACGCGTCGAGTTATAATAGACCTGACCAGGAACTGTATAAAGTTGAAACTTTGTCTTAAAGCCCTTGATGTCGCCTAAATTTAACGGGAGAAAGTCGAAAAATAAAGTTCTGTCGCCTTCAGTTTCGAGAGAAACCATGTCGGTTCTCTTATCCTGAGGCATCTTCTGATGAATCACCTGAAGATTAGTCGTCTTGCCGCTCAAACCAGGACCGTAATACACGACCTTGCAACTGATTTCACGAGTAGCGAAGTTAATCGATGACATTTCTTCTTCCTTAAGTTTCTCTCTAATCTAACAAAAATACAGACAGTCGGCTCAATATTCCATAAAAAAAGCAAAACCGCAGGCCATTCGTCTGCGGTTTCAACTTCTAAGACAAAGCGAAATTAAGCCTTGGCAGCAAGAGCGTTCACAACGCGAGCAACCTTAGCCTTATAATTGGCAGCACGGTTGGCGTTGAAACCTGCACGACCCTTAGCAGCAGCCTTATCGAGCATGCTGAAGAGGTTCGGCATTTCCTTGAGGGCTGCGTCCTTATCGCTTGCGGAACGAATCGTCTTGAGACTCGTACGGATTGCAGAACGGACGGAACGGTTAATTTCGGTCAGCTTCTTGGTCTGACGGATACGCTTTTTGCAAGACTGATGATTAGGCACCTTTTTATCTCCGGGTGAAAATCTTAAAAATGTTAGCACAATATTAGTATAAATTGTGAATTTAGTCAAGTCCCCCCAGAACTTGCAGTCCATTTTTATAGCTTTGGGCTATGATTCCGTTCGTCAATTTGGGTGCACAATACCGAAAATATCAAGAAGAATTCCATTCCGCGACCGAAGAAGTCTTAAAAAGCGGAAATTTTATCGGCGGAAATGCAGTCAAAGAACTCGAAGAAAATTTACAGAGTGATGTCGGCGTCCGTTTTGCGATTTCTTGCGCAAGCGGAACAAGTGCTTTACAACTTTCTTTAAAAGCGCTCGGACTAAAACCCGGCGACGAAGTCATCGTTCCCGATTATACATTTATCGCAACCGCTGAAGCCGTCGCCTTAGAAGGCGGCGTTCCCCGCTTTGCCGATGTAAACGAGCATTTTTTAATTTCCCCAGAATCCGTTTTAGAACGCATTTCCGAAAAGACTGTGGGAATTATCGCCGTCGATTTATTTGGAGAATGCGCCGATTATCCGCGGTTAAAGGAAATTGCCGCAGAACATCATCTTTGGATTTTAGAAGATGCCGCACAAAGTTTTGGCGCTTTTCAGAACGGACGCGCAGCCGGTTCCCTTGCGACGATCGCTGCGACGAGCTTTTTCCCGACCAAGCCCTTCGGTTCATTTGGCGATGGCGGAGCGGTTTTTACCGACGACCCTAAACTCGCCGAAAAAGTCCGCCAATTTGCCAATCACGGAAAAGACGCAACCGATATTTACGCAGACCTCGGCACAAACAGTCGATTAGACGCTGTCCAAGCAGCGGTTTTAAATGTCAAGCGGAAACATTTCGCAGAGGAACTCGCTCGCCGACGCGAGAACGCAGCCGCCTACGATGCATTCTTTCGAGGACGTTCCGGTTTTCAAATTCCAGAAATTGCCTGCGGCAACACGAGCATTTATGCGCAATACGCTCTGCGGATTCAAGACCGCGATGAATTTGTGCGCAAGATGAATTTGTGCGAAATTCCGACCCGCATTTATTACGAGCGAAATCTTTCTCTTGAGCCGTGCTTTGCCCGATTCCCTTCTGCTGCGAAAGATTTCTGCGGGAACAAAAACGCTTATCAATTAACCCAAAGCGTTTGCTGCCTTCCGATTTGCGCCTTCACCGACGTCGAAGAAATTCTGCAGCGCATTAAAACCGTTTTGTAATCGTAAATCCCGCGGACGCTTCAAGGAAAAAATCGCCGACTTTTCCATCGTTTTCATGAATCCAAAGTAAACTGAGAATCAGCGGAAAATTGATGGACCAAGTGTGACTGTGATAACCGAGAACGCCTTTCGGGAAAATTTGATAAAATTGCATCCATTCATTTCGCGTCACATTTTTTCCGACGCTCGTCGTCCCCACGATTAATAAATTGCCAAACATTCCATTATCCCAAATCCAATTGTACGAATAACCCGCGCTCGGACCCGCGTGCACAAAGGATTGCATTTCGGAATAAAATGAAAGCGCAGAATCTTTGGATTCAATTCCGTGATAATATGCGCCGATTCCTAAAATAAAACTGCCGTTACTTTTCCACTGCCTGCGATCCATATTGTAAACCGCCCGCAGAGAATGATCTTTATTCCAGATGTAATTGATAGAAAGACTCCCTTTGATAATCATCAGCTGATACGCTTCGGCTTTATCTTTTTCTTCGAATCTTTCCCGTTTATAAAATCCATCGTTCACACCGATTTCTGCGTCACCGAAAATGCGGTCGCTAAAATAATTGAATTGCAAATTCGCCGCTTTCGTTATCGGCAAATCTTCGTCTGCGCCAAAAGACATCGAAAGCATCGACGTCCACGAAAAAGGCCCATAACCGCCGCCAAAACCGATATGCACCGGAAGATTCGTTTTCAAATCTTTGTTGTCGGTACTTTCTCCCGAGAATGCTGCATAATTATATTGTGCGTAAAATTGAATGAAAAATTTCTCGGGAAACGCCGTCACCACCGAGTCCGTACTCGCCACCATTCCTTGCGCCTCTGCCCAAAGCAAACCCGCCAAAAGCCACAAACTGATGAGAAAAATTTTCATGATGCGGGGGAAATTTAGATAATTAGGAGGGAGGGAGAAAATGTTAACGATTCCAACCGTTATGGCCATCGCCATAAGAAATGGAATCGTCATCCTCGTCGCCAAAAGAATTTCCGCTGCTGATTCCTTGCCAAAGCCATTTGTGCTTTTTCGGAATGCGTTCCGTCTTTTTGGCTTTAAGATTTAAATTCGCTGAGTCATTTAATTTTTTGAAATCATTCATCGGTTTACCGCCTCAAAAAATCGGATACAAAAATAGACAATGGCACAGACTTTTTGATGATTTTTTTCGCTTTTGCATCATAACAAAAGAACCGCTTTTCGCAGTTCTTTTGTTACCCCTCCGCTTCCTTTTTCCAATCGATCTCTGGCAGGGCGTTTACAATTTCTACGCTCTGCACGCTCAAAGCGATAACGCTTAAAAGCAAATCCAAAATATAGCGCGGTTTGCCGTGTTCCGTTGCCCAGTCGTTCGCGTTGTTGCGAATGCCCGTATCTTTGTTAGTGACATCGGCGTAGCGTTCCATAATCCATTCGATAGCGGACTTGCCGTTGACAATGTAATCGTAGGCTTTTTCTGGAATGCCCGAAACGGTAATGCTCGGGTTATAAAGAATCGTCGACTTGTCCTTTTCTTTGCCGCTTTTGGCAAAAGACATTTTATCCACGGTAAAGTTCTCGCTTTCTAAACCCGTTACAGTTACGTTTTTTAACGGCGGAACGCTTTCGTAGTTTAAGTGGAGATGGCTAAGCTTTCTTCCGGCGTCGAGGAATGCACAAAAAGTTTCTTTGCTTTTAACAAAAGGAATACGCGGAAGCTTTTTCTTTAAGTCGGATTCAAAAGTTGCGCGGTAACTTGAGCTATGGAGCAGACCATAAACGTAATAGAAGATATCTTCTTTAGTAACGGCGGCTCCGTATTTTTCTTTTGCCGCCTTTAAGGCAAAGTCCGTTACGGCATCGTGGCGGACATAGCCGCTGCCTGCATTCTGATTGAACAACTCCTGCTGTGCATCTTCTGATTTTGAATACCAGTATAATGGGAAACATTGAGCAACGGCTGCAAGCATATTTAAATCTGGAATACAATCTGTCATTAAACTTGTAAAGCCTTTGGTTGAACCTAGACCATTAACACAGATTAAAAGATTTTCGTGTTCTGATGTTGGGAAAAAATCATCAAATTGACCACGTCGGTGTGTTAAATCTTCACCACGATAAAGAATTTGTTTACAGAAAGGTCTATAAAGTGATTTTGCATAGAAATCTTGATATTTTACTTTTTTGCCTTTTAACACTTTTGGAATTAAACTGCTGGACCATGCAATTTTTGTAGGGTCTGTAGTCAGTTCATTTTGTTTTCTTCCAATATTCCTTGTGTATTCTTCAATAAATCGTTTTACATTTCTTTCAACTTCTGGTTTGCTAAAATTATAAAGCCAAGGGTCACGATTTGTTCCTAAACCCAATGAATAAACGCTGAACACGCTCTTTGACTTTTCATTGAACTTCTTGTCTGCTTCTATATTCATAAAGCTGTCAAAATAATCGTTGCGCAGGCTTATCCAGTCGCCCTCTTCGTTGGGATGCAAAATTGTGGCGTTCTGCAAAAAGCCTTCACTTAAAACGCTTCTGTCTGCCTTTAAAAGTTCCAGCTTCTGTTCACGGGTCAAATAGTCTGCCACTTCTGCGTAGGTAATTTTTGCCTTTTCTTTCTGTTCCTTAGTCTTTACTAAAATTGTAACGGCTACAGGAGTTCTGCTGCCAAGTCCAAAAACGTTTCCTCCTTCCTTACGGCGTAATTCGCCTTGAGTGCGGCAGTTTCCACGCAGGTTAAAGACATAGATTGCACTGAATTCTTCTTCTATGGTTTTCCTGAATCCGTCAAATGAATTGTTGTCCAGCCATGCACCGTTTGTAACAAAGCCGATTATTCCGCCGTCA is from Hallerella porci and encodes:
- the rpsT gene encoding 30S ribosomal protein S20; amino-acid sequence: MPNHQSCKKRIRQTKKLTEINRSVRSAIRTSLKTIRSASDKDAALKEMPNLFSMLDKAAAKGRAGFNANRAANYKAKVARVVNALAAKA
- a CDS encoding DegT/DnrJ/EryC1/StrS family aminotransferase, which translates into the protein MIPFVNLGAQYRKYQEEFHSATEEVLKSGNFIGGNAVKELEENLQSDVGVRFAISCASGTSALQLSLKALGLKPGDEVIVPDYTFIATAEAVALEGGVPRFADVNEHFLISPESVLERISEKTVGIIAVDLFGECADYPRLKEIAAEHHLWILEDAAQSFGAFQNGRAAGSLATIAATSFFPTKPFGSFGDGGAVFTDDPKLAEKVRQFANHGKDATDIYADLGTNSRLDAVQAAVLNVKRKHFAEELARRRENAAAYDAFFRGRSGFQIPEIACGNTSIYAQYALRIQDRDEFVRKMNLCEIPTRIYYERNLSLEPCFARFPSAAKDFCGNKNAYQLTQSVCCLPICAFTDVEEILQRIKTVL
- a CDS encoding DUF4421 family protein, producing the protein MKIFLISLWLLAGLLWAEAQGMVASTDSVVTAFPEKFFIQFYAQYNYAAFSGESTDNKDLKTNLPVHIGFGGGYGPFSWTSMLSMSFGADEDLPITKAANLQFNYFSDRIFGDAEIGVNDGFYKRERFEEKDKAEAYQLMIIKGSLSINYIWNKDHSLRAVYNMDRRQWKSNGSFILGIGAYYHGIESKDSALSFYSEMQSFVHAGPSAGYSYNWIWDNGMFGNLLIVGTTSVGKNVTRNEWMQFYQIFPKGVLGYHSHTWSINFPLILSLLWIHENDGKVGDFFLEASAGFTITKRF
- a CDS encoding type ISP restriction/modification enzyme, with protein sequence MADYLTREQKLELLKADRSVLSEGFLQNATILHPNEEGDWISLRNDYFDSFMNIEADKKFNEKSKSVFSVYSLGLGTNRDPWLYNFSKPEVERNVKRFIEEYTRNIGRKQNELTTDPTKIAWSSSLIPKVLKGKKVKYQDFYAKSLYRPFCKQILYRGEDLTHRRGQFDDFFPTSEHENLLICVNGLGSTKGFTSLMTDCIPDLNMLAAVAQCFPLYWYSKSEDAQQELFNQNAGSGYVRHDAVTDFALKAAKEKYGAAVTKEDIFYYVYGLLHSSSYRATFESDLKKKLPRIPFVKSKETFCAFLDAGRKLSHLHLNYESVPPLKNVTVTGLESENFTVDKMSFAKSGKEKDKSTILYNPSITVSGIPEKAYDYIVNGKSAIEWIMERYADVTNKDTGIRNNANDWATEHGKPRYILDLLLSVIALSVQSVEIVNALPEIDWKKEAEG